The Ipomoea triloba cultivar NCNSP0323 chromosome 13, ASM357664v1 genomic interval TTGaatctaaataatataatgcagtatatatatacttaaacgAACCCATGTGTAAGCATACGATTTCAATGTGATTGAGCATGTAAAGGAAAATGTGATCCACCTCTATTTTTCTTCATAATACTGTCTACTGAACCAGTATATTAAGCCCGTGTTAAGAATATTGTCCATTAATCAACCAAAATGTTAATAAGTCCGTGTAAAGACCGTGTGAGTGTCGTGCGATCCTCCTCCtccctctctatatatatgGATGCTTCCTTACTTTgatctttcttttttccttgtGTTTCGTTTtggttgtttaatttgtttgtaataATGTTGTGATTTGTGTGTTTGTTgttctttaattaaataaaagctAGCCTTTAATTTCCTTAATATCAATGTCCAATTATTTTCAATGTTTAGATCTTCATTCTTCTCCCAATCCAATGCCTAGATCTCTAATTCTCTATACGTAGGAATAAATGTGGGATGAttgtttttcataaaatatttttgtttcttataATTGTGTATGTAACAATCAGCGCTACATTTCAACTAACTCTTTAAGTTGCATACGTTACTGTCCACAGTTTTTAGCTATTGCATGTGAACAAAAGCAAACAAACATATAGATAACAAAATGCAATTTCACTCAATTGATATCTAacattaaacaaaatttaaggTATAATTACTAGCTAAGAATAAATTACATCTTTTTTTTATACGGGAATTTCTACCATACTGTATGGCGCACTGCTTGAGATCCAAGAATAGTAAGGCAACAAATTAAGGCGCTATTAGCTAGTTTAACTTGGGAAGTTGGGATAAATAACAAATATCATcgtttcatattatatatttaccattttatcccTATGTAACACAATAATGACACGCACGCCGCACAGCATGGTAGAATTCCTCAACACACTATCAtcgaaaaagaaaattaaaaagtgaaaaaaaaaagtatttaaaaatggCTTTTTGCCCCCAAAAATCTTGAACtgaatagaattaaaaattctTGGGCAATTCAACTAACCTTAATTTTGTTGAAGAATGTGAAATGAAGAAGCAAACGGATTGATGATAATGATGGCGGTGGATGGGATGAACGTACGTACCACGAGGCTGTCAGGGgagtccaagtagtattttccttaaGCAAAATTCTGAGATAAGCGTCAGGgagtccaagtagtattttccttaaGTGAAATCCTGGGATAAGCTTCTGGACGAGTGGTCATCGCTGGTATACGAAGAGTAAAAGTCGTCGTCGCTGGCGCCGCCGGCCCCAGCGACGGCGACATGTTCAATCCTCTCCACCGTCTCCTTCATCTCCGGCCTCTTGTCCACATCCACCTCGCAGCAGCTCAGCCCAATGTTCAACAGCTTCACCACTTCCCCCTCGGCGTTCTTAGTCACCCCTCTCATCTCCGGGTCCAAAGCCTCGAGCGTGGGCACGATGGACTGAACCCACGCCACCGTGTCCACGTCGGGCGGGGGTTTTCCGGTCAAGATTTCCAGGATCAACACCCCTAGCGCCCACACGTCCGTTTTCTTGCCCACCCGACCGCCCTGCTTGTAATCCGGCGATTTGTACGCGATCATGTGCTCCTCCGCGTGCTCTTGGTTCACGATTGGCAGCAACCCGTAGTCGCTGATTAAGGGCTCGTACGAGGAATCTAAGAGAACGTTGGAGGATTTGAGGTGCCCGTTTGGTACGCTCATGCTGGGTAGCTCATTGTACAGATACACCATGCTCCTCGCTACTCCCTTCACAATTTTCAACCGTGTCGCCCAGTCTAGCTCATTCCCGCTACGAGATTTCCTTTTCTTACCTGCACATCCCATCCATCCACCAAATAATCATTaacttaattaaatttatatatgtgttgttgtatatatttacaaaaagcTAGTCCACTATATATGTTGATGATTGGCCCGCACAATTGAGTTTTACACCAAATATAATCACATAAATATGGTTTTGCAACAATTATATGATGGACCCGGGTCTAATTTGGTTATGGTTTTGTGTTTGTATCAGATAGTACAGAAGAAATGAATATGTTGACACTAATCAATTCAATTCGATAGCATACATCGCTATACTGGTGCAAAAAGTATTACTCCCTCCATTTCATTTtacttgttttacttttgtcttTAGTTTGTACCAAAATGTCCggtgttgtttttattttcaaaagtgaaggcataattgaaaaactaaagGGTTTATTTTATAGTTCCTTAAAAAGCGTGAAAAAGTAAATATCACAACTAATTCGAAACGGAATGAATAATACCAATTagcattttaaaaattgtcttTTGATCCATTCTGGCGAAATACCATGGACCCAAGTCTACAGAATAACTTGTCATTCTCGAGCTACaagtttttttaacaaaatagaAGATATGAGTTGGACCAACTCCACCAAATTAGTTTGGCACGGCCCACCTTTTAAGTCCTATATATTATCAGTGATAGCAACTTAATATTGGTCTTTTTAATTTGAGCAgatcaaatttataataatttatcacCTACTCTTTATATGTTAGAGCCTAATTTTATTATGGGCAcatttttaagtaataattgcAAGTTTCCTTATAATTGAAAAAGGGTTGAGTGAACATACCATGAAGATGAGAAGCCAAGCTGGATTTCACGACATGGTCAAAGACAAGGAGCTTTTCCTCTTTCCTATAGTAGAAACCCAGAATAGGAAGCAAATTCTTGTGATTCAACCTTCCAAGCCTTCTCATATGCTCCACAAAATCCTCTTTTCCGACCTTGTTCATGTGCCTGAACCGCTTGACAACCACAACCTGGCCGGAGCCCAGGGCGGCTTTGTAAGTTGACCCAAACACGCCGTTGCCCAGAATCTCCGCCGACGCCTTAAGCAGGTCCGGCAAGTCGAACTTGATCACGTTCTCTCTCAAGAACGTAAGCTTAACGGCCGGATTATGCTGCTGCTCCGGCGGTTTCTTCCCGGCGGCCGCCGTAGCACCACGCGCCGGCGGTGAACGCCCGGTCGCCGGCGATCCTCGTTCCATTTTGTCCAGCTGCTTCTCGGTTGTGGGCAGTGCTGTTTGGGTGCCCACTTGCGCTCGGGTCGACCCGTCTATTGTATCGTCGTTGGGTTTTTTCTTGCATACGGCGAACACGATGGCGATGGCGACCACCAAAACTATCACCGCCGCTATCATGCTGAAGATCTTTGATTTGGCCGAGTGGCCGGAATTATTGGTGGAGGTATCACCCTGCCCAGCTTGGCATGCCCCCAATGGCTTCCCGCAAAGAGCCGTATTCcctaaaatatatttcaaagaaaaaagaaatgacataaaattttattgtaaTAACATTTTCCATATTCAAAACATATAATTATGGTGAATTGTTGGGTGACAGGTAATCCACAGCCTCACTCAAAGGGTATGTATTGGGAAAACAAGAATGGAAATTAGCTTAGATTTTTCTGATCATTCTGAGTTCAAATTGAGcttgtaattttgtaattatcaaatcAATGAGCTAATATCAAATTTAGTACTCGATTATAGtgctttttctttatttaatcttaaacaattttttgtgcttaattaggtcctacactttgatggttttacccaattagATCATTGGTTGTTAGAATCAAGgattaaattaagaaaaatcactataattgaggactaaattggataaaatCACTATATTCAAAGATTAATTTAGGTTAAACTAATataattgatgactaaattaagtattaaTAGAGATAAAATTATCAAGCTATCTTAACAGATGActcaattgaataaaataatcaatGTCGAAGacctaattaaaaacaaaaagtcgtttaggactaaatcCAAAAAAACCATTATAGCCGAGaattaaattaggtattaacttTCAAATCAATAGTCGTATGACCAACTTGACATGCATATAGGTTATATTATGACTATAGTTAGAGCCTTAGAGCCTTAGAGGTCAGATCCtaattcatacatatatatatacaattgagCTAATATACGATTTAGTCCAtcaactattaggatttcatcaatttagtcatcaacatTTAAATTTGCTGAATTTTATTCCCAAACTAtacaatttttacctaaaattgTTTTTGGTCCAAACCAAAATAATTAGGGTCATTTTAGTTAACAATTACATAATTAAGGATGGAATTGAACAAGTTTAGAAGTCAAAAATTAAAGTGATGAAATTCTAATAGTGGATAGAACAAATCAGGTATTAAGTCTATACaatttatgtatgtatgattgtatatgttttatatatattccgAAATCAACAAGGGCATCATACCTGCGAACGAGGAAGCGTCGAGATTAGAAAGAATTGCAGGGATTTCACCTTCAAGATTATTGTTAGAGAAATTTGCCGCGGACAATCGTTCCAGCGAGAAATCTGGTATTTTACCATAAAACATATTGTGTTCAAGCATCAACTCGATGAGGTTCCTGGAGGTTGCCAGCGATTTAGGAATGGCGCCGGAGAATTCGTTATACGCCAAGTGAACTTTCTTCAACGATTCCATTCCGTCGAAAGCGTCGTCCGGGATATCGCCGGAGAATTTGTTTAGGGATAGGTAGAGGAATTTGAGGGCGCTGAGTTTCTTAAACGCCGGCAAAGGCCCCTGGAAATTGTTATCCATGGCGCCAAAAACCCTAAAAGCCGGGAGCTCTAGAAGGGAATCAACGTCGATGGTGCCGCCAAGTCCCATGTGGTTGAGGGTGAGGCCGAGGACTTTGCCGTCGGCGCACAAGACGGCGGTCCAGGTAGGGCGGTTGCCGGCGCAAGGGCCGGGGGCCTTGGCGGCGTCCCAGCTGGCCAAGGCGGAGGCATTCTTCAAAGAAGCCTTGAATTTGAGGAGGATATCGGCCTCGGTCTTGGCGAGGGACGGGGCCGCCAGGCGGAGGAAGACAAAGACGACGACTAGAAGAGAAAGAGAGGAAGGAGGAGGAGAGAGAGCCATggacggcggcggcggtggcggtggcggggAGCGGCGGCGTCAGTGCGCGCACTTGAGGCAAGTGCGCGCCCTTTGCAGGGGCTGCTCCTACAAATGAAAATGTGGAATGTTTTGAGGGAAGAGATGGCAGCTTAGAAATGGAATGAGGTTTTGTGAGCATGAAATTTGCAACAGACAACatagtgagagagagagagagggggagggagagagagagagagacagagagaagaattagggaaagaaggTAATTGAAAGGTGTTGGCAATAGGCTTGCAAAACTGGACAAATGGCTTCGTCCTCTTACCACCCCACTCAATCTTCTACTTTTGCATCAGACATTTGCGATTAGCCATtgcatatatttctttttttattttctttttctttttccaaaactCTTTCATaacaattaactataaacaactttaatttatatatatgcttgcAAGGTTGGATAGGGGGAAATTCTTTTATTGGTGTAATGGTAAAATTTCTCTTATTATAACTAGTCttttaaataagagaaaataacgTTTTTGGTCCTTAATTTGAACAAAATTAGTCATTTAATTGTTCATAATGGGTCACATTTGATCCTGATgatatataattagaatttttaaataattttttcatgaAAGTTATATTTGTCCATTCCTTTCAACAATTCAActttcttttccttcttcttaTGAGTTGTCAAGAAGCCATGGGCCATGGCTCGAGTAAAGGATTATGAGCTTATAGCGCTAAAACCATATAAGTCTGAGCTTGAAACATGGAGAATGCTTCAGTCATGAGCGACAAAACAAAGGAATTTGTACCAGAAAATGGTATATAGATAATAGATGCACTATTCGAAATAAATGGATTTGGCTAGTTGAAATTAATGTACTTAAAAATGGTAAGATGTAAAAGGGGGAGGGAGCCAGGGGGAACGCCGAGTATTGGTGATAGGCGGCTATAAGTATCGGCCAACTAGGATGGGAAATCTCCGCTTTTAGAAAAGGCTATGCCGACAATTTTAATCTCATGCCAGTCAAAGCTTTTTTTAATTGCCTCACTCTTCGTCAGCGCCACTGATTCAGCCGATGTTGCATCGCTTCTCACCTTTGGCATCTATTTTGTTGAAGATACGAAGACAATGGGTGCAAACATAAGAACTGGAATTGGGATACTTCCAATATAATTGCACAAGACAACTAGATTACTAAACATTTGATGGGAAATccataatttttcaaaaatactcAGAATTCATAATTTCCAAATACGTATCTCTCACAATAGAGATTTTAGGAACATTTCAAAAGTAATATATCTTTCAAAATCATGtgttaatatatacatgtacatatacatggaGGAACAACAATCTCAAtacaatgggcagggtcttgtttcatcaagccctagtgaacaataatctctctattgcctttcaaaaaaaataatctctctattgaacactacacaaaattccattcaatctcaaataatgggcagggtcttaattaataagccctagtgaacagtaaaCACTCTAATGAACactacacaaagagtcaaatatctcatttaatctcaaataatgggcagggtcttaattaataagccctagtgaacagtaatcactctactgaacactacgcATAAATCTCATTTACATGGAACAGAactaataccttaagtgtgcacaccgcCAATGAATTTCCAAGTCCAATGGGTAGTAATTTCTCACAATAAAAGTTTTAGGAACCTTTTAGAAGtaacatatttttcaaaaatcatttttcaatatatatatatgtgcatataccacatcaaatatatttatacacaattCAGAATAAacaattagaaaaaataatgtttttattgaaaaaaaaagtaataaattttggtgttaaacaaagTACTTTAACTcattggtccacacaataatttatcgTTGTGGTAGTAACTAACTCATTGGACTTACGATATTTTCCCCTTCAAATCCTTGAAAGTTATACACCTACACGTAGAAGTAGTATGTCCTTATTTTAATGTTAGGCAATGAAGGATTCATAGATGTGCACTTTATTTATTACACTTTAAACATGCACCTTGAAGATCGAGGAATCCCTAAGCTAAGGTTCAACATTATGCACCTACGGTGTGGATGTCGTAATTCATAAGTTTTAATGTTAGGCAATCAATGATTCAAAGTTGTGCACCTTACACTTTAAATTCATGCACCTTAAAGAGGAAAGTTGTGCTCCTCAAGGTTTAGAGTTATGCATCTATGACGTGGAAGTAgaaatttctaaattttaatgTTCGGCAATCAAGGATTCATAGTTGTGCACCTTATACTTTAAAGTCATGTACCCAAGTCTAAATTTCAGTTCGGATCTTGAGTGTCAATTTGGATAATCCGAATAACAACCACTCCTACCCGCTCAAGATTGAACTCATGGTCGTGAGTGTAGTCATGACTATTGTACTGTGTGCAACAATTCTAGTTTCTAACTCATTAACGTTAAAATTAGACTTTGTGATCTTCATAGAAGTTGTAACTCtttcaattatatttacaatGTCATTTGTATCACTTGATTTGGACATTTCATTGTTGAGATATATGGTTAAAATACTAAGACGTTGTCTGGGGAAATATAGCAAAGTTTCTCACACTGACATTCATGATCGTGAGCGTCAACATGAGTCTTGATTTTCACTCTAAATGCACTCTTTCTTCAATTCATTTGCTCATTTGTATTTCCGAGTCATGCCATTGTACTTCTAACTCCCACTTCTTCACTTTTTAAAAGACGAACCACCAACAGTAGAGAATTCAACACCACCGTACCAATTTAGTTACgctcaatttaaaatttcaattttatttatcattatttatgTAATTCATAATCAAATTACATCTTACTTTAAACGTACTAGAAACGAACGCGGGTGGatccggaccgttaaacggacggagaaagacccggtaaatttttaaaaaaaattacaacttactTTTCATGACACTGTGTAGATTATAATCCCACACAGTTTGGCTATAAGATAAATGAGCCAGAAATTGTTCGTCCCTCTCTAAACTGCTCATGATACCTTGAGGTAGCCCTAACCACACTTCCACCCCTCCATCATCCATGTCCATAAAAATACCCAAATCCTTTAGAACAAGAATAGTGGATATCCACCTCGGCTTCCCCCACCCAAAATCAACCTCGTAAAATGGTACTTTGCACCAACTGCTGATGTTTAAACCCTTGTTATGTTTTTTATCCACTGACAAACTATTGGATATGGCCATAAGTTCTTTCAAATAACCTCCCTCAATGTGCATTTTCTGGATGTAGTTATCGTCAATTTTACTAATGGCTTCTCGGACTTTCCCTATTAGGACTCCGCCGTCAACCGCCACCGCTGATTCTTTTCCGTCGCCGCCGCGCTCCCACCGCGCCCCCACCACTTGATTGATGCTCCCTAGACAGTACGTGGGAAACGGGGGGTTAAACCTTTTTCTTAAATCCACGGACATGGTCAACGTGTGAGTCTTGAAATCTTGGTCAGCCTCCCTTGTGGCTCTTATAACGGCCGCCCATAGAAACGCCGCCAGCGCCACCACCCGCGACGGACGATGCTCCGGCTGAGTGTATCCATCTCTGATCGCATTTACCGTTGACCCTAGAAACACAAACCTTTtcgttatatatttttttgcaaCCATGACTTGATTCCTATCCGTGAGGGCAGTGAGAGATGACAATAAATCAGTTGGTACAAACGTTGTGCTCGTGTCCACGACCAAATTGCGGGTATTCTCATGCATGTCCCTGTTTAGTAAATGACTGTTAGTTAATTGGGTTAGAATAATTGATTGCATGTAAAAAGGTGTTGGGTTAACTAGATGTTAGCTAATACAGAGTAGAtgtttagtataatttaatttctcaaaaaattaattgaaaaaattgtttggaacaactttttgaattttaacatttttagactcacaaaaaaatttattaaccaaacgtttatattgatttttaaccaaatcaaaaaactaataatggtcaaattaaataagttaaaattgactaataaactaactattttaccaaatagtGTTGTAATCTTGTCCCAGGTTAATAGCAGCCCAAGTTCCGAGGAGGCCATAGGCTCCGGCGGCGTCGGCAAGGCCGTGCCAAATGCAAATCGCAACCGCGGAGCCACCGCAGGAAAATCGCGTTACTTGGACAGCCAAAAGGGGAAGGGTTGAGTCCACAACTTCTGGGTATGGATTACATGGGAACAACATCCTAAGACGATCCAACCTAGGATACTGAATCACCTCCGACATTTTGTTTTCCACTTGGGCTACTACAAAGTCCGCACCCTCGTCGTTGCAATCGATTGTCTTCCCGTCTTTTAGCCTCCCGGCCAACGGGTAGACGTAGGATAACGtcctggaaaatgatttcttgagCTGATTATGATCATGATCGCCGGAGGAGTTGTCGTAGAAGGTGAGGAGGGGGGCATAAAGGCAATTGATTAGCTGGTCAAGGAGAGACAACTTGTGGCTTCGGAGATTTTGAGGAGTCGGAGAAGATGGTCGGATTCTTTCTGTGTAACGAAAAACATATTTAATGTCGCCGGCCGCCATTTATCAATCTCAATGTTCCCAAACCCCCTAGATACACCCCAAGACAGTTTTCGTGCATATTTATATAGCTCAATTATATTACGTTGtttaagaaaacatatttgtactcaaaaaagaaaacatatttaATGTCGGCCGCCGCCATTTGTCCTTTGAATAACATCTTTGAGTATATCAAGTTATCGACTATATTGTCTGTACTCTTTATCCTtctattgtttaatttgttccGTATGATTtaaaaagtgatttttaaatttaatcataACAAAACTTAGGGACTAATTGAAAAACAAACTTCATAATAACTGAGAAAAAAATGTTGAGCAAAGATCTAGAAGGACTAGATTAATTATCATCCTGCCTTTGAAACGTGTTactaattatttacaaatataaagaaataaaactattgtttttaatttacaattaaataaaatttttggtgtgatgataaatgtttatttttgagtactaatgattctgttataatgcagtatctgtttatacGTAATGATAAATGTTTAATCCTATCAATTTATGTATGTCATAGAAGGTGATAAAGCATATAGGTAAAAGACGAAATGCGTCATTtctacaaaattttcatttcttctattttttaatgGAGTTTGGAGCGTTTTAATTGTATCTCCCCTCTTTCTTGTCTTGGTTACCTTACAATTGAATCAAAACACTTACCATATTTTTAAAGAAAGTTTATATTACACGAAAGGCTGCATGTACTGTTCCAATAATACATTCAAAcatttttctcaacaaaaaacaaataaacaattgatgtatgttattttcatttatatgaACTATAATCCCACCAACTATatgtcaaaatataattaaaccttcaaattaaaaaaaaaaaaaagggcttcAATTAAACTCTTAGATTGATTAGAAttgtgcaattaacatatttaacaaGTTACTAACAGGTAACCAGTTAATTTTGATTGCATGGCATCCTATGTAACTttccattcaaaaaaaaaattaaaaaataaaacaaattaaaaaatagaaagttGCCAGACTTCTTTGTCCCCAGGACAAACAACTGTAATTTTAGAACAGAGAAGCCATGTGACTGCTCCATTCAAATCGGACGGAGAAGCCAGCGGTTGGCTTCTCCATCCGTTTCAGACGAAGAAACTGACAATTTCTCCATCTGATCTGATGGAGAAGTCAACGTACAGGAGAAACCCGCAAGCTACTTCTTCCATGTCGAACTAGATGGCTCCGTCGAGTTCGACATAGACGAGGAAGCAATGGCagtctgttttttatttttatttttaaatataattattttgatttattattttaataattttttaaatataacaattttgatttattattttaataattttttaaaatataattatcttgatttattattttaataattttttaaaatattaatctaTGTGGCATGTGACTTGAAGGTaacattcatgttattaaaggtcaaattaattttttttttagtgttactgactctgttacaattgaatatatgttcatatatactttctcaacctactgaaacataaagagtcaataccaccccactaaggctcgaatcC includes:
- the LOC116003015 gene encoding pollen receptor-like kinase 2, which encodes MALSPPPSSLSLLVVVFVFLRLAAPSLAKTEADILLKFKASLKNASALASWDAAKAPGPCAGNRPTWTAVLCADGKVLGLTLNHMGLGGTIDVDSLLELPAFRVFGAMDNNFQGPLPAFKKLSALKFLYLSLNKFSGDIPDDAFDGMESLKKVHLAYNEFSGAIPKSLATSRNLIELMLEHNMFYGKIPDFSLERLSAANFSNNNLEGEIPAILSNLDASSFAGNTALCGKPLGACQAGQGDTSTNNSGHSAKSKIFSMIAAVIVLVVAIAIVFAVCKKKPNDDTIDGSTRAQVGTQTALPTTEKQLDKMERGSPATGRSPPARGATAAAGKKPPEQQHNPAVKLTFLRENVIKFDLPDLLKASAEILGNGVFGSTYKAALGSGQVVVVKRFRHMNKVGKEDFVEHMRRLGRLNHKNLLPILGFYYRKEEKLLVFDHVVKSSLASHLHGKKRKSRSGNELDWATRLKIVKGVARSMVYLYNELPSMSVPNGHLKSSNVLLDSSYEPLISDYGLLPIVNQEHAEEHMIAYKSPDYKQGGRVGKKTDVWALGVLILEILTGKPPPDVDTVAWVQSIVPTLEALDPEMRGVTKNAEGEVVKLLNIGLSCCEVDVDKRPEMKETVERIEHVAVAGAGGASDDDFYSSYTSDDHSSRSLSQDFT
- the LOC116001822 gene encoding stemmadenine O-acetyltransferase-like gives rise to the protein MAAGDIKYVFRYTERIRPSSPTPQNLRSHKLSLLDQLINCLYAPLLTFYDNSSGDHDHNQLKKSFSRTLSYVYPLAGRLKDGKTIDCNDEGADFVVAQVENKMSEVIQYPRLDRLRMLFPCNPYPEVVDSTLPLLAVQVTRFSCGGSAVAICIWHGLADAAGAYGLLGTWAAINLGQDYNTIWDMHENTRNLVVDTSTTFVPTDLLSSLTALTDRNQVMVAKKYITKRFVFLGSTVNAIRDGYTQPEHRPSRVVALAAFLWAAVIRATREADQDFKTHTLTMSVDLRKRFNPPFPTYCLGSINQVVGARWERGGDGKESAVAVDGGVLIGKVREAISKIDDNYIQKMHIEGGYLKELMAISNSLSVDKKHNKGLNISSWCKVPFYEVDFGWGKPRWISTILVLKDLGIFMDMDDGGVEVWLGLPQGIMSSLERDEQFLAHLSYSQTVWDYNLHSVMKSKL